A genomic segment from Rubrobacter tropicus encodes:
- a CDS encoding LPXTG cell wall anchor domain-containing protein yields the protein MRGATSSGFRLAWIAVFVILTVLMISVPSVADAQTPFDHQYGSSVVSPEIGEKGKEVAAAFTGVLPETGGVPFLVLGALLMSAGTGLFALRRLGRRTGRRGR from the coding sequence ATGAGGGGTGCGACGAGTTCCGGTTTTCGTTTGGCCTGGATCGCCGTTTTCGTTATCCTGACGGTGCTCATGATCTCGGTCCCTTCGGTGGCGGACGCGCAGACGCCTTTCGACCACCAGTACGGATCCTCGGTCGTGTCGCCCGAGATCGGCGAAAAGGGCAAGGAGGTGGCCGCCGCGTTTACCGGGGTCTTGCCGGAGACCGGCGGGGTACCGTTCCTCGTCCTGGGGGCACTGCTGATGTCCGCGGGAACGGGCCTGTTCGCCCTGCGGCGCCTGGGTCGCCGAACGGGCCGCCGGGGCCGGTAG
- a CDS encoding efflux RND transporter permease subunit, whose translation MRWIVGSSLRFRWLVIFAAAVLMIFGIGETRNADVDVFPEFAPPQVEIQTIAVGNSSQQVEELITIPLEDQLNGIPGLEEMRSKSVIDLSQIQLIFSRDTDLYEARQLVQERLTAASPDLPTWASPPFMMPPLSSTSRVMKIGISSDELNMREMSVVAYWKIRQELLRVDGVANVMIYGEQLQQQHVYVDPKKLADNGVSVEQVMKSTGDALDAGLLRYSEGAVIGTGGFVESNGQRLDVRNVLPIVRPDDLARVPLEGSDGTSLRLEDVATVDWGHQPLSGDAVINDGHGLMLIVQKFPNANTVEVTRGIEEAIDDMRPGLPAMQIDTTIFRPATFIELAINNLTRALLLGVVLVILILAAFLFEWRTALISLIAIPLSLLAAVLVLQELGAIINVMILAGLVVSIGVVVDDAIIDVENIVRRLRQNRSEGTGRTLISIVLDASVEVRTAITYATLINVVAVIPVFFLPGLSGAFFKPLVLSYGLAVLVSMVVALTVTPALCLILLSRGHRHHESPLLRVLKRGYGAFLARIIRTPRPAMGVATTCLLAGVLVVPTLGTILLPDFKERDFLMHWLTKPGTSQQEEYRISVRGCQDLREIPGVRNCGSHIGQAYLSDEPYGVDFGENWISVSPRVDYDKTLAAVQETVDSYPGIYRDVQTYLRERVKEVLTGTSEAIVVRIYGPDLDVLRAKADEITEQIAPIDGVIDAHPDFAEDLPHAEIEVDLAAAEEHGLKPGDVRRQAATLVASEEVGDIFRGGKAYDVHVWSTPETRHDFTSLRELPIDTPGGEQIRLEQVADVRLGPIPNAIERTQQSRRIDVGANVEGRDLGAVVADVEEQLAGVGLPREYHLEVLGESNELAEAQKNLLIYGVAAALAIFFLLQASFGSVRLAVLLFLTLPMALVGGVLAVWMGDGILSLGSLIGFLTVFGIAARNGILMISHFQHLEREEGEAFGPALVLRGAKERLAPILMTASATGLALVPLAVAGSIAGHEIEHPMAIVILGGLITSTLLNLFVLPSLYLRFGKSRRELARMS comes from the coding sequence ATGCGTTGGATCGTCGGATCCAGCCTGCGGTTCCGGTGGCTGGTTATCTTTGCCGCGGCGGTGCTGATGATCTTCGGCATCGGCGAGACCCGCAACGCGGACGTGGACGTCTTCCCCGAGTTCGCCCCGCCGCAGGTCGAGATCCAGACCATCGCGGTCGGCAACTCCTCGCAGCAGGTCGAGGAGCTGATCACGATCCCGCTGGAAGACCAGCTCAACGGTATTCCCGGCCTCGAGGAGATGCGCTCGAAATCGGTTATCGACCTCTCGCAGATCCAGCTGATCTTCAGCAGGGACACCGACCTATACGAGGCCCGGCAGCTGGTGCAGGAGCGCCTGACGGCGGCGTCGCCCGACCTGCCGACCTGGGCCAGCCCACCCTTCATGATGCCTCCCCTGTCGTCGACGAGCCGGGTGATGAAGATCGGGATCTCCTCGGACGAGCTGAACATGAGAGAGATGTCCGTGGTCGCCTACTGGAAGATCCGGCAAGAGCTCCTGCGCGTGGACGGCGTGGCGAACGTGATGATCTACGGCGAGCAACTCCAGCAGCAGCACGTGTACGTCGACCCGAAGAAGCTCGCCGACAACGGCGTCTCGGTGGAGCAGGTGATGAAGAGCACGGGAGATGCCCTGGACGCGGGACTGCTGCGCTACTCCGAGGGCGCGGTGATCGGAACCGGCGGTTTCGTCGAGTCGAACGGCCAGAGGCTCGACGTGCGCAACGTGCTGCCGATCGTCCGGCCGGACGACCTCGCCAGGGTGCCGCTCGAGGGGAGCGACGGCACGAGCTTGCGCCTCGAGGACGTGGCGACCGTGGACTGGGGTCACCAGCCGCTGAGCGGCGACGCCGTCATCAACGACGGCCACGGCCTCATGCTGATCGTCCAGAAGTTCCCGAACGCCAACACGGTGGAGGTGACGCGGGGTATCGAAGAGGCGATCGACGACATGCGCCCCGGCCTCCCCGCCATGCAGATCGACACTACGATCTTCCGGCCGGCCACCTTTATCGAGCTGGCGATCAACAACCTCACGAGGGCGTTGCTGCTCGGCGTCGTGCTGGTGATCCTGATCCTGGCCGCGTTCCTTTTCGAGTGGCGCACCGCGTTGATCAGCCTGATCGCGATTCCGCTGTCGCTACTGGCGGCCGTGCTCGTGCTCCAGGAGCTCGGCGCCATCATAAACGTGATGATCCTCGCGGGGCTCGTCGTCTCCATCGGCGTCGTCGTCGACGACGCGATCATCGACGTCGAGAACATCGTGCGAAGATTGCGCCAGAACCGGAGCGAGGGCACGGGAAGGACGTTGATCTCCATCGTGCTCGACGCGTCGGTGGAGGTGCGCACGGCGATTACCTACGCGACCCTGATCAACGTCGTCGCGGTGATCCCGGTCTTCTTCCTACCAGGCCTCTCGGGCGCGTTCTTCAAGCCGCTCGTCCTCTCCTACGGGCTGGCGGTGCTCGTGTCGATGGTCGTGGCGCTGACCGTCACGCCGGCGCTGTGCCTGATCCTCCTCTCGAGGGGGCACAGGCACCATGAGTCCCCCCTGCTGCGGGTGCTGAAGCGCGGCTACGGCGCGTTTCTTGCCCGCATCATCCGCACGCCGCGGCCGGCCATGGGCGTCGCCACCACCTGCCTGCTTGCGGGCGTCCTGGTGGTGCCGACGCTCGGGACGATCCTGCTCCCGGACTTCAAGGAGAGGGACTTCCTCATGCACTGGTTGACGAAGCCGGGCACTTCGCAACAGGAAGAGTACCGGATCTCGGTGCGGGGCTGTCAGGACCTTCGGGAGATCCCCGGCGTGCGCAACTGCGGATCGCACATAGGTCAGGCCTACCTCTCCGACGAGCCCTACGGCGTGGACTTCGGCGAGAACTGGATCAGCGTCAGCCCCAGGGTCGACTACGACAAGACCCTGGCGGCCGTCCAGGAGACGGTAGACAGCTACCCGGGGATCTACAGGGACGTGCAGACGTACTTGAGGGAGAGGGTCAAGGAGGTGCTGACGGGCACGAGCGAGGCCATCGTCGTGCGCATTTACGGCCCCGACCTCGACGTGCTTCGCGCCAAGGCGGACGAGATAACGGAGCAGATCGCACCCATCGACGGCGTCATCGACGCGCACCCCGACTTCGCGGAGGATCTGCCCCACGCGGAGATCGAGGTGGACCTCGCCGCGGCGGAAGAACACGGGCTCAAGCCCGGCGACGTGCGCCGGCAGGCGGCCACGTTGGTGGCGAGCGAAGAGGTCGGCGACATCTTCCGCGGCGGCAAGGCCTACGACGTGCACGTGTGGAGCACGCCCGAGACCCGCCACGACTTCACCAGCCTGCGCGAGCTCCCGATCGACACCCCGGGGGGCGAACAGATACGCCTGGAGCAGGTGGCGGACGTCCGCCTCGGGCCGATCCCGAACGCCATCGAGCGCACGCAGCAGTCGCGCCGGATCGACGTCGGCGCCAACGTGGAGGGGCGAGACCTCGGCGCCGTCGTGGCCGACGTCGAGGAACAACTCGCGGGTGTCGGGCTGCCGCGCGAGTACCACCTGGAGGTCCTTGGAGAGTCAAACGAGCTGGCCGAAGCGCAGAAGAACCTGCTGATCTACGGCGTGGCAGCGGCGCTCGCGATCTTCTTCCTATTGCAGGCATCCTTCGGGAGCGTGCGCCTGGCAGTCTTGCTCTTCCTCACCCTGCCGATGGCGCTGGTGGGAGGGGTGCTCGCGGTGTGGATGGGCGACGGCATACTCTCGCTCGGCTCGCTGATAGGGTTCCTGACGGTCTTCGGCATCGCGGCGCGGAACGGGATCCTGATGATCAGCCACTTCCAGCACCTCGAGCGCGAAGAGGGCGAGGCGTTCGGGCCCGCGCTCGTCCTGCGCGGTGCCAAGGAGCGCCTCGCGCCGATCCTGATGACCGCCTCTGCGACGGGTCTTGCGCTCGTGCCGCTGGCGGTCGCTGGCAGCATCGCCGGCCACGAGATCGAGCACCCGATGGCGATAGTCATCCTCGGCGGCCTCATCACCTCGACGTTGCTGAACCTGTTCGTCCTGCCGTCCCTCTACTTGCGTTTCGGGAAGAGCAGGAGAGAGCTTGCGCGCATGAGTTAG
- a CDS encoding efflux RND transporter periplasmic adaptor subunit, with translation MILSRIDLRCGRLRTARTGLLLITAGVVSLSGCGGSSSSSYSSETASHHEPARIEPIKGTDVMRVIFSAEGAERVGLETDAVRQEGQELVVPDGAVIYDAEGNAYAYTAPKPLTFVRQEIEIDRSEGNSVMLSDGPPAGTEVVTVGTAEVYGTEFEVAH, from the coding sequence ATGATCCTGTCGCGCATCGACCTCAGGTGCGGGCGGCTGCGTACCGCCCGCACCGGGCTCTTGCTGATCACCGCCGGCGTAGTATCGCTTTCCGGATGTGGTGGCTCGTCGAGTTCGAGCTATTCGTCGGAAACGGCGAGCCATCACGAACCCGCCAGGATCGAGCCCATCAAGGGAACGGACGTCATGCGCGTGATCTTCTCCGCCGAAGGGGCGGAGCGGGTCGGCCTCGAGACGGACGCGGTTCGCCAGGAAGGTCAGGAACTGGTCGTGCCCGATGGCGCCGTTATCTACGACGCGGAAGGCAACGCGTACGCCTACACGGCCCCCAAGCCGCTCACCTTCGTGCGCCAGGAGATCGAGATAGATCGCTCCGAAGGCAACAGCGTCATGCTCTCCGACGGTCCGCCCGCCGGTACCGAGGTCGTGACGGTCGGGACCGCCGAGGTGTACGGCACCGAGTTCGAGGTGGCACATTGA
- a CDS encoding DUF1326 domain-containing protein, which translates to MEPNAEGVSSWRVEGDWFDVCRCDIPCPCEFAQAPTDNWCQGVLAWHVREGHYGDVRLDGLNLVGVAAFEGNVWAGEGKVTMGLYIDERADEGQREALQRIFGGQGGGFPAEFAELVGEMRGVEFAPIEFEVADDLAYWRAEVPGRVQASAEALTGPTTPPGARVQLLNPPGSEVGPNQGAATWGRAVTDRVEGFGFEWEWDGKSSKHIPFDWSGP; encoded by the coding sequence ATGGAACCCAACGCTGAGGGCGTCTCCTCGTGGCGGGTCGAGGGAGACTGGTTCGACGTCTGCAGGTGCGACATCCCGTGCCCCTGCGAGTTCGCCCAGGCCCCGACCGACAACTGGTGCCAGGGTGTCCTCGCCTGGCACGTCCGCGAAGGGCACTACGGCGACGTTCGGTTGGACGGGTTGAACCTCGTCGGGGTCGCCGCCTTCGAGGGGAACGTCTGGGCCGGGGAGGGGAAGGTCACCATGGGCCTGTACATCGACGAGCGGGCCGACGAGGGGCAGCGTGAGGCGCTGCAGCGGATCTTCGGCGGCCAGGGCGGCGGTTTCCCCGCGGAGTTCGCCGAGCTGGTCGGGGAGATGCGCGGCGTCGAGTTCGCGCCCATAGAGTTCGAGGTCGCAGACGACCTGGCCTACTGGCGGGCGGAGGTACCGGGTAGGGTCCAGGCCAGCGCCGAAGCCCTGACCGGGCCGACGACGCCACCCGGCGCACGGGTGCAGTTGCTCAACCCGCCGGGCAGCGAGGTGGGCCCGAACCAGGGGGCGGCCACCTGGGGCAGGGCCGTAACCGACCGGGTGGAGGGCTTCGGGTTCGAGTGGGAGTGGGACGGCAAGTCGAGCAAGCATATCCCCTTCGACTGGAGCGGCCCTTAG
- a CDS encoding DUF2182 domain-containing protein — protein MTGLERSSAFSPPVFGRWRRSENLVPALVLLALAAAGWAYAIRQAGAAHGMDPAMDGLSSGGAWGPASFLFGWTAMMAAMMIPATLPLILLYRVFARNRLDKGRAGVAALLAGYVAVWAAAGLPVYAYSLFGGWAGPPAAALPALLLIVGGAYQFTPLKRGCHVRCSSPLFFLVRRWRPGPTGALRLGAIHGVDCVGCCAGLMAGLVALGTMNPAWMLTVAVVVFVEKTIPGGHRVAHPLGALMILGGVLLGASLIDGTSPGMEP, from the coding sequence TTGACCGGTCTAGAGCGGTCAAGCGCGTTCTCGCCCCCGGTCTTCGGGAGGTGGCGCAGGTCCGAGAACCTCGTCCCGGCGCTGGTCCTGCTCGCCCTGGCGGCGGCGGGATGGGCTTACGCCATCCGTCAGGCAGGCGCCGCGCACGGAATGGACCCGGCGATGGATGGCCTGTCGTCGGGCGGGGCCTGGGGTCCGGCATCCTTCCTTTTCGGTTGGACGGCGATGATGGCGGCCATGATGATCCCCGCCACGCTTCCCCTGATCCTGCTCTACCGCGTCTTCGCCCGCAACCGGCTGGACAAGGGCCGGGCCGGGGTGGCGGCGCTGCTCGCTGGTTACGTCGCGGTCTGGGCCGCCGCAGGGCTGCCGGTCTACGCCTACTCGCTCTTCGGTGGATGGGCCGGTCCCCCGGCGGCGGCGTTGCCGGCGTTGCTACTGATCGTCGGGGGCGCCTACCAGTTTACGCCGCTCAAGAGGGGCTGCCACGTCCGGTGCAGCAGCCCCCTGTTCTTTCTGGTGCGGAGGTGGAGGCCGGGACCAACGGGTGCCCTGAGGCTGGGCGCGATCCACGGCGTCGACTGCGTGGGCTGCTGCGCCGGGCTGATGGCGGGGCTGGTGGCGCTCGGCACGATGAACCCCGCCTGGATGCTCACGGTCGCCGTCGTCGTCTTCGTCGAGAAGACGATCCCGGGCGGCCACCGCGTCGCCCATCCCCTCGGCGCCCTCATGATCCTGGGCGGCGTGCTGCTGGGGGCGTCCTTGATAGACGGGACCTCACCAGGCATGGAACCATAG
- a CDS encoding efflux RND transporter permease subunit, protein MIRSIIRSSLRFRLLIVGLAVGLVAVGVVQLRAASVDVLPEFTPPYVEVQTEALGLSANEVEQMITVPLEADLLNGVEGVDTIRSESVSGLSDIVMVFEPGTDIYQARQLVQERLTGATGAAGIAAAYSKPPTMINPLSSASRVMMIGIDPNELSPMEAGVLSHWVIRPRLMGVPGVANVAIWGLRDQQLQVQVDPERLQDQGVTLNQVVETTGNAQLVSPLTFLEASTPGTGGFIETPNQRLQVRHIFENLGTPEALSKVTVEDTNGQLSVGDVANVVEEHQPLIGDAVVSGNDDRLMLVVEKYPGADTAEVTGGVEEALENLQPGLSGMRFDPNVFRPATYISDAIGNLTLALMVAGALLVLALAAFLFEWRTVLIGVVTIPLSLLAAALVLYLLGETFNPIALAGLAVAVVLIINDAVVGAHNAVRRLREQRRAGVGGSTADTVVEALAEVRGPLTYAALIGLLAIVPVVVMEGRPGAFFEPLALAYGLAVLASMVVALTVAPALSLLLFSRGSVTRRESPILRRLRPGYDGALSRLVRAPRAILIAAGVLVVLGLAALPLLGTSLIPSFEDRDVLIRLEGQPGTSEPRMSGLTADLSRDLEGIPGVTGVGAHVGRALTGDQIVDVNSSTISVKVGADADYDATVASIGDVVGRLDENVSSEVATYSQQAVRNVGTLIDAEAPSSGDGLDVLTGADKPLVVRLYGQNLDTLRHEADKVRGIVGGIEGVDSPSVESVPEEQVLAIETDLARAQPHEVKPGDVRRAAAMLLQGVVVGNIFGEQKVFEVVVKGTPDVRQSVESVRNLLIDTPGGGHVRLEQVADVQTRPSPSVINRDAAQRYLDVEADVSGRSLGAVAADVENRLGDSSFPLEYHAEVLGQTTTGQEANLGRVLGFTLAVVVAVFLLIQAAVGSWRLAVLAFLTLPVALVGGVLAALIDGATLSLGSLVAFLALLGLAASNAIMLIQHSQRLQVEESRTFGDELVRRGAGDMLAPVLSVMVATAVVVLPFVIMGDVAGLEILNPMGIVILGGLITTALLSLFVLPVLYLRFGADARPEPVVEATAPPAVGVEPADRGREVTTERSRRFGRVPGRRSGVSHQDDGDGNSPERRGER, encoded by the coding sequence ATGATTCGTTCGATCATCCGGTCAAGCCTGCGGTTCCGGCTCCTGATCGTCGGCCTCGCGGTGGGTCTGGTGGCCGTCGGGGTCGTGCAGTTGCGCGCGGCGTCCGTGGACGTCCTCCCCGAGTTCACGCCGCCGTACGTGGAGGTTCAGACCGAGGCTTTGGGGCTCTCCGCGAACGAGGTCGAGCAGATGATCACCGTCCCGCTGGAGGCCGACCTGCTCAACGGCGTCGAGGGCGTCGACACGATCCGCTCGGAGTCGGTTTCGGGGCTCTCCGACATCGTGATGGTCTTCGAGCCCGGCACCGATATCTACCAGGCACGGCAGCTGGTGCAAGAGCGGCTCACGGGGGCCACCGGGGCGGCCGGGATTGCCGCCGCATACTCCAAACCGCCCACGATGATCAATCCTCTGTCGTCCGCGAGCCGGGTGATGATGATCGGAATCGACCCGAACGAGCTGTCGCCGATGGAGGCGGGGGTTCTCTCCCACTGGGTGATCAGGCCTCGTTTGATGGGCGTTCCCGGCGTGGCGAACGTCGCGATCTGGGGCCTGCGCGACCAGCAGCTTCAGGTGCAGGTCGACCCGGAGAGGCTTCAGGACCAGGGCGTCACACTGAACCAGGTGGTCGAGACGACGGGCAACGCGCAACTGGTGTCGCCGCTCACCTTCCTCGAGGCCTCGACGCCGGGCACCGGCGGGTTCATCGAGACTCCCAACCAGAGGCTCCAGGTCCGGCACATCTTCGAGAACCTCGGGACGCCGGAAGCCCTCAGCAAGGTGACGGTAGAGGACACCAACGGCCAACTGAGCGTCGGCGACGTGGCCAACGTGGTGGAGGAGCACCAGCCGCTTATCGGTGACGCCGTGGTCAGCGGCAACGACGACCGTCTGATGCTCGTCGTGGAGAAGTACCCGGGCGCCGACACCGCGGAGGTGACCGGCGGGGTCGAAGAGGCGCTCGAAAACCTGCAGCCCGGCCTCTCGGGCATGAGGTTCGACCCGAACGTCTTCCGGCCGGCGACCTACATCTCGGACGCGATCGGCAACCTGACGCTCGCGCTCATGGTCGCGGGCGCCCTCCTCGTCCTCGCGCTGGCCGCGTTCCTGTTCGAGTGGCGCACCGTGTTGATCGGCGTCGTGACGATCCCGTTGTCCCTGCTGGCGGCGGCGCTCGTGCTCTACTTGCTCGGGGAGACGTTCAACCCGATCGCGCTCGCGGGGCTCGCCGTGGCGGTCGTGCTCATCATCAACGATGCCGTCGTGGGCGCCCACAACGCCGTCCGGCGCCTGAGGGAGCAGCGCCGGGCGGGCGTCGGCGGATCGACCGCGGATACGGTCGTCGAGGCCCTGGCCGAGGTGCGGGGGCCCCTCACGTACGCCGCGCTCATAGGGCTGCTCGCGATCGTGCCGGTCGTCGTCATGGAGGGCAGGCCCGGCGCGTTCTTCGAGCCGCTCGCGCTCGCCTACGGGCTCGCGGTGCTGGCGTCGATGGTCGTCGCGTTGACGGTCGCGCCGGCGTTGAGCCTGCTGTTGTTCTCCAGGGGCTCGGTGACGCGCCGCGAGTCCCCCATCCTGCGGCGGCTGAGACCAGGCTACGACGGCGCCCTCTCGCGGCTCGTCCGCGCGCCGCGCGCGATCCTCATCGCCGCCGGGGTCCTCGTGGTGCTCGGTCTCGCCGCGCTTCCGCTTCTCGGCACGTCGCTCATTCCGTCGTTCGAGGACAGGGACGTGCTGATCCGCCTCGAAGGGCAGCCCGGCACCTCGGAGCCGAGGATGAGCGGTCTGACGGCAGATCTCAGCCGGGATCTCGAGGGTATCCCGGGCGTCACGGGCGTCGGCGCCCACGTCGGGCGCGCCCTGACCGGGGACCAGATCGTCGACGTCAACTCCAGCACCATCTCCGTCAAGGTCGGCGCCGACGCGGACTACGACGCTACGGTGGCGTCTATCGGGGACGTCGTAGGTCGCCTCGACGAGAACGTGAGCAGCGAGGTCGCGACTTACTCGCAGCAGGCGGTCCGCAACGTCGGTACGCTCATCGACGCGGAGGCGCCGAGTTCCGGCGACGGCCTCGACGTCCTGACGGGGGCGGACAAGCCCCTCGTGGTGCGTCTCTACGGCCAGAACCTCGACACCTTACGCCACGAGGCGGACAAGGTGCGGGGCATCGTGGGCGGGATCGAAGGCGTCGACAGCCCGAGCGTCGAATCCGTGCCCGAGGAGCAGGTCCTCGCGATCGAGACGGACCTCGCCAGGGCCCAACCCCACGAGGTCAAGCCGGGCGACGTCCGCCGGGCGGCGGCCATGTTGTTGCAGGGCGTCGTGGTCGGCAACATCTTCGGCGAACAGAAGGTGTTCGAGGTCGTCGTGAAGGGCACGCCGGACGTGCGCCAGAGCGTGGAGAGCGTCCGCAACCTGCTCATCGACACGCCCGGCGGCGGTCACGTGCGGCTGGAGCAGGTGGCCGACGTGCAGACCCGGCCGTCGCCGTCCGTCATCAATCGCGATGCGGCCCAGCGTTACCTCGACGTCGAGGCCGACGTCAGCGGCCGTAGCCTCGGCGCGGTGGCGGCCGACGTCGAGAATCGCCTCGGCGACTCCTCGTTCCCGCTCGAATACCACGCCGAGGTGCTCGGGCAGACCACGACGGGCCAGGAGGCCAACCTGGGGCGCGTTCTGGGCTTCACTCTCGCCGTCGTGGTCGCCGTCTTCCTCCTGATCCAGGCTGCGGTCGGCAGTTGGCGGCTGGCGGTGCTCGCCTTCCTCACCCTGCCGGTGGCCCTCGTCGGCGGCGTCCTGGCGGCGCTCATCGATGGCGCCACGCTCTCGCTCGGCTCGCTGGTCGCCTTCCTCGCGCTGCTGGGCCTCGCCGCCAGCAACGCCATCATGCTGATCCAGCACTCTCAGCGACTCCAGGTCGAGGAGAGCCGGACCTTCGGTGACGAACTCGTCCGGCGCGGGGCGGGGGATATGCTCGCGCCGGTGTTGAGCGTCATGGTGGCGACGGCCGTGGTGGTGCTGCCGTTCGTGATCATGGGCGACGTCGCCGGCCTCGAGATCCTCAACCCGATGGGGATAGTCATCCTGGGCGGTCTGATCACCACGGCCCTGCTCAGCCTCTTCGTGCTGCCGGTCCTCTACCTGCGTTTCGGCGCCGACGCGCGGCCCGAACCGGTAGTTGAAGCGACCGCGCCGCCCGCTGTCGGGGTCGAGCCGGCGGATCGCGGCAGGGAGGTGACCACCGAGCGCTCCCGCCGGTTCGGAAGGGTGCCCGGGCGACGGAGCGGGGTGTCCCATCAGGACGACGGAGATGGCAACTCCCCGGAAAGGCGCGGCGAACGATGA
- a CDS encoding O-antigen ligase family protein → MIGNKAIKPRAARSWSIPGKRPRPAGGRLASTAALVMVLLLGVWMGGSYGGYFVETWAPVALVLCALGIALASAGVPDARPSRWGVFALALFSGYTAWTFASILWSPNKGDAWAGAGQTSLYLVAFALAVCLDAAGASRRVVLAAWVLGTSFVAGLTLLDLASDPEGMFRRQRLIGTVGYYNAKAAFLLMPFWAAIYLSASRRAHPALRGAALGGAVLCAAVAVMAQSRGALAAMALSLPVFFLFSGARLRGLLALAPVAAVLLVLLRDLNHVYVALSDGAAPSEAVRGVPAAVWSASGAAALYGVAWGIVDLRWRPPAVRAGGRLAVACALLLLIPGALAFYERAGDPVAWTGKKLEAFKTDDRTGEAGSRYLSASGSGRYVLWEVAWRDFTEHPLLGVGTQNYEATVYRLRQEATVRARQPHALPLEILAERGAVGGVLFAGFLFACLRGGLGRRRADPDATMRAGALASTVCYWFVHSGVEWFWQMPAVTLPAIVALAMLVAPERPRRAPRAGGPPRLAIVGIALFTICAVSPLYAADAYLRQSYAAGGAGGALTAVERSAALNPLDPRTPRREAEVAARAGYDLRAEDAYRRLIRANPNHFAPYVLFGDYRLARGDRAGALDLYEKALERNPLDKGLIRSADRLRNAGPR, encoded by the coding sequence GTGATCGGAAACAAGGCGATCAAGCCGCGCGCGGCCCGATCGTGGTCGATCCCGGGCAAGCGCCCGCGGCCGGCGGGCGGCCGGCTCGCGTCCACCGCCGCCCTGGTTATGGTCCTGTTGCTGGGCGTCTGGATGGGCGGCTCTTACGGCGGCTACTTCGTCGAGACGTGGGCGCCGGTCGCCCTTGTGCTCTGCGCGCTGGGGATCGCGCTGGCGTCGGCGGGCGTGCCCGACGCCCGGCCGTCCCGTTGGGGCGTTTTCGCGCTGGCCCTGTTCTCCGGCTATACGGCGTGGACTTTCGCCTCTATCCTCTGGTCCCCCAACAAGGGCGACGCCTGGGCCGGCGCGGGCCAGACATCCTTGTACTTGGTCGCCTTCGCGCTCGCCGTTTGCCTGGACGCTGCGGGGGCGTCGCGCCGCGTGGTGCTGGCGGCCTGGGTGCTCGGCACGTCGTTCGTGGCCGGGCTCACGCTGCTCGACCTCGCCTCGGATCCCGAGGGAATGTTTCGGCGCCAACGCCTGATCGGCACGGTCGGGTATTACAACGCCAAGGCGGCCTTCCTGCTGATGCCTTTCTGGGCGGCGATCTACCTGTCCGCCTCCAGGCGCGCGCACCCCGCCCTGCGCGGGGCGGCGCTGGGTGGCGCGGTGCTCTGCGCGGCGGTCGCCGTCATGGCCCAATCCCGCGGCGCGCTGGCGGCGATGGCCCTGTCGCTGCCGGTCTTCTTCCTGTTCTCCGGCGCCCGGCTCCGAGGCCTTCTGGCCCTTGCCCCGGTCGCAGCCGTCCTGCTTGTCCTGCTTCGGGACCTCAACCACGTCTACGTCGCGCTCTCGGACGGCGCCGCGCCGTCGGAGGCCGTCCGCGGTGTCCCGGCCGCGGTGTGGTCGGCCTCGGGGGCGGCCGCACTCTACGGCGTGGCGTGGGGGATCGTGGATCTCCGGTGGAGGCCCCCGGCGGTCCGGGCCGGCGGCCGGCTGGCGGTGGCCTGCGCGCTGCTGCTCCTGATCCCCGGCGCGCTCGCGTTTTACGAGCGGGCGGGCGACCCCGTCGCATGGACCGGTAAGAAGTTGGAGGCGTTCAAGACAGACGACCGGACGGGAGAGGCCGGGAGCCGGTACCTGAGCGCGTCGGGTTCGGGCCGGTACGTGCTTTGGGAGGTGGCCTGGAGGGACTTCACCGAACATCCGTTGCTCGGCGTGGGCACCCAGAATTACGAAGCGACCGTCTACCGGCTGCGCCAGGAGGCGACGGTGCGGGCCCGCCAGCCCCACGCGCTGCCGCTCGAGATCCTCGCCGAGCGCGGCGCGGTCGGGGGGGTCCTCTTCGCCGGCTTTCTGTTCGCCTGCCTGCGGGGCGGCCTGGGCCGCCGGCGGGCCGACCCCGACGCGACGATGCGGGCGGGCGCCCTGGCCTCCACCGTCTGTTACTGGTTCGTTCATTCCGGCGTGGAGTGGTTCTGGCAAATGCCCGCCGTGACCCTGCCGGCGATCGTCGCCCTGGCGATGCTTGTGGCGCCGGAGCGCCCGCGACGCGCCCCGCGGGCGGGCGGGCCTCCGCGCCTCGCGATCGTCGGCATCGCCCTGTTCACGATCTGCGCCGTCTCCCCCCTCTACGCCGCCGACGCGTACCTGCGCCAGAGCTACGCCGCTGGCGGCGCGGGCGGAGCACTCACCGCGGTGGAGAGGTCGGCGGCTCTCAATCCCCTGGATCCGCGAACCCCACGGCGCGAGGCTGAGGTGGCGGCCCGGGCCGGCTACGACCTCCGGGCCGAGGATGCGTACCGGCGGCTGATCCGGGCAAACCCCAACCACTTCGCGCCCTATGTCCTGTTCGGCGACTACCGCCTCGCCCGCGGTGACAGGGCAGGCGCGCTTGACCTTTACGAGAAGGCCCTCGAACGCAACCCGCTGGACAAGGGCCTCATCCGTTCCGCCGACCGGCTCCGAAACGCCGGGCCCCGTTAG